The Rhizobium leguminosarum genome includes a region encoding these proteins:
- a CDS encoding tellurite resistance TerB family protein, which produces MFDAKKLLDQFLGSQVPGLGGSVRDRAGDAVQTARNNPMKTGAIAAALLGTKTGRSIAGNALAIGGLAAIAGLGYQAYKNYQAGQAPAAPSDAPSANNPVLLPPPAESGFGPTSPAGSNEFALVLIRAMIAAAKADGHIDDAERALIMEKVKAADVSGEAAAFIEHELASPTDIDALVAAAVTEEQRVELYTASRLTIEPDSRAERGYLDLLAGRLGLADQLVDHIEATVSSAKVTLSQ; this is translated from the coding sequence ATGTTCGACGCAAAAAAGCTTCTCGACCAGTTCTTGGGTTCGCAGGTGCCGGGTCTCGGCGGCTCGGTCCGCGACAGGGCGGGTGATGCCGTTCAGACGGCCAGGAACAATCCGATGAAGACCGGCGCCATTGCTGCCGCGCTCCTCGGCACCAAGACCGGCCGCAGTATTGCCGGCAATGCACTGGCGATCGGCGGTCTTGCCGCGATTGCCGGCCTCGGTTACCAAGCCTACAAGAATTATCAGGCCGGGCAGGCCCCCGCTGCCCCTTCCGATGCACCGTCGGCCAACAATCCGGTGCTCCTGCCGCCGCCCGCCGAATCCGGTTTCGGGCCGACGTCGCCTGCCGGCAGCAATGAGTTCGCCCTGGTGCTGATCCGCGCGATGATTGCCGCCGCCAAGGCCGACGGCCATATCGACGATGCCGAACGCGCCCTCATCATGGAGAAGGTCAAGGCCGCCGATGTCAGCGGCGAGGCTGCGGCCTTCATCGAGCATGAACTCGCCTCGCCGACGGATATCGATGCGCTCGTGGCCGCCGCGGTGACGGAAGAACAGCGCGTCGAGCTCTACACCGCCTCGCGGCTCACCATCGAGCCGGATTCACGCGCCGAGCGCGGTTATCTCGACCTGCTCGCAGGCCGCCTCGGCCTCGCCGACCAGCTGGTCGACCATATCGAGGCGACGGTGTCGTCCGCCAAGGTGACCTTGTCGCAGTGA
- a CDS encoding CHAD domain-containing protein, which yields MAYRIRPDADFTKAFRSVATEQLERAVTFLEERPDGAHEAIHSFRKNLKRLRSLYRLVAREVPDFQAQENARLRDTARSLSAIRDAAALIGTAEYLQHAARGKEESEALGRIVTILEGRRDWMAQAESGLEQRLAETSDVLKEAISALDAISFDGGHRKNARMLAKSWRRTARKAKTALAACHGEASADDFHDLRKRTYAYRLYHALLRDVWPGAMKAKRDAAKELVEDLGHIHDLTVLSELVEAEPQLFTRNDDLAHLLDIIIFRQQEDRRQALVKAEAVFADDADEEAQRIELLWLMAGN from the coding sequence ATGGCCTATCGCATTCGGCCTGACGCCGATTTCACCAAGGCATTCCGCAGCGTCGCGACAGAGCAGCTGGAACGCGCCGTCACTTTCCTTGAGGAACGCCCGGACGGCGCGCATGAGGCGATCCATTCTTTCCGCAAGAACCTGAAACGACTGCGCTCGCTCTACCGCCTCGTGGCCCGCGAGGTGCCGGATTTTCAGGCCCAGGAAAATGCGAGGCTGCGCGATACCGCACGCTCGCTTTCGGCGATCCGCGACGCTGCCGCCCTCATCGGCACCGCGGAATATCTGCAGCATGCAGCCCGCGGGAAAGAGGAGAGCGAGGCGCTCGGCCGCATCGTCACCATTCTCGAAGGGCGCCGTGACTGGATGGCGCAGGCCGAGAGCGGCCTGGAACAGCGGCTCGCGGAAACCTCCGACGTTCTGAAGGAAGCGATCTCCGCCCTGGATGCCATCTCCTTTGATGGCGGCCACCGCAAGAATGCCCGTATGCTGGCAAAGAGCTGGCGCCGCACGGCGCGGAAGGCCAAGACTGCGCTTGCGGCTTGCCATGGCGAGGCATCGGCCGACGATTTCCACGATCTGCGCAAACGCACCTATGCCTATCGGCTCTACCATGCCCTTTTGCGTGACGTCTGGCCGGGCGCGATGAAGGCCAAGCGCGATGCCGCCAAGGAACTCGTCGAGGATCTCGGCCACATCCACGATCTCACCGTGCTCTCCGAACTGGTCGAAGCCGAACCGCAGCTCTTCACCCGCAATGACGACCTGGCGCATCTGCTCGACATCATCATCTTCCGTCAGCAGGAAGACCGGCGGCAAGCCCTGGTCAAAGCCGAAGCGGTGTTCGCCGATGATGCCGACGAGGAAGCCCAGCGCATCGAGCTTCTCTGGTTGATGGCTGGAAACTGA
- a CDS encoding rhodanese-related sulfurtransferase — protein MTDSLTHTSPFLVAALYHFVSVPRFADLQAPLQTLCEQNGVKGTLLLAHEGINGTIAGPDAGIHAVLTFLRAQPEFSGLEHKESRASKMPFLRMKVKLKKEIVTMGVEDIDPNKVVGTYVAAKDWNALISDPDTVVIDTRNDYETAIGTFRGALDPKTKSFREFPEWVRQNPGLHNKPKVAMYCTGGIRCEKATAFMKAEGFDEVYHLKGGILKYLEEVPQEESLWDGACFVFDERVSVEHGLKEGEHRLCHACRNPITAEEITSRLYEEGVSCSHCYHTRTEEDRLRYRQRQHQIALAKKRGQRHIGS, from the coding sequence ATGACCGACAGCCTGACACACACCAGCCCGTTCCTCGTGGCCGCACTCTACCATTTCGTTTCCGTGCCGCGCTTTGCCGACCTGCAGGCGCCGCTGCAGACGCTTTGCGAGCAGAACGGCGTCAAGGGAACGCTGCTTCTGGCGCATGAAGGCATCAACGGCACGATCGCAGGCCCGGATGCCGGCATTCACGCCGTGCTCACTTTCCTGCGCGCCCAGCCGGAATTTTCGGGCCTGGAGCACAAGGAAAGCCGCGCCTCGAAAATGCCCTTCCTGCGCATGAAGGTGAAGCTGAAGAAGGAAATCGTCACCATGGGCGTCGAAGATATCGACCCCAACAAGGTGGTCGGCACCTATGTGGCGGCCAAGGACTGGAACGCGCTGATTTCCGATCCCGACACCGTCGTCATCGACACACGCAACGACTACGAGACGGCGATCGGAACCTTCCGCGGCGCGCTCGACCCGAAGACCAAGAGCTTCCGTGAGTTTCCGGAATGGGTGCGTCAGAATCCCGGGCTGCACAACAAGCCGAAGGTCGCCATGTACTGCACCGGCGGCATACGCTGCGAGAAGGCCACCGCCTTCATGAAGGCTGAGGGCTTCGACGAGGTCTATCATCTGAAGGGCGGCATCCTGAAATATCTGGAGGAAGTGCCGCAGGAAGAAAGCCTCTGGGATGGCGCCTGCTTCGTCTTCGACGAGCGCGTCTCCGTCGAGCACGGTTTGAAGGAAGGCGAACACCGGCTCTGCCACGCCTGCCGCAACCCGATCACTGCCGAGGAAATTACGTCGCGGCTTTACGAGGAAGGCGTTTCCTGCAGCCACTGCTACCACACGCGCACGGAGGAAGATCGGCTGCGCTACCGTCAGCGTCAGCACCAGATCGCCCTGGCGAAGAAGCGCGGCCAGCGACATATCGGCAGCTGA
- a CDS encoding GNAT family N-acetyltransferase — translation MRDLANFKGCPAPKPVTLKGRFVTVEPYRRAEHLEVLWDGLGGMGINPLLLYFAQDDFSDIDDFANWLETVNTKSGWLTHIFRDNATGKIVGMANYMRADPANGVVEIGGVAHGAEMKRSPLSTEAHYLMAKHVFEELGYRRYEWKCDNKNEASKTTAARYGFSFEGVFRQHMISKHRNRDTAWFSMIDAEWPVINDAFEAWLSPGNFDAEGNQIRRLQDIRADLEKERLV, via the coding sequence ATGCGCGATCTTGCAAATTTCAAGGGCTGCCCGGCGCCGAAGCCGGTGACGCTGAAGGGCCGTTTCGTCACGGTAGAACCCTATCGGCGCGCGGAACATCTCGAGGTGCTGTGGGACGGGCTCGGCGGCATGGGCATCAACCCGCTGCTTCTCTATTTTGCCCAGGACGATTTCTCCGATATCGACGATTTCGCCAACTGGCTGGAAACCGTCAATACCAAGTCCGGCTGGCTGACCCATATCTTCCGCGACAACGCCACCGGCAAGATTGTCGGCATGGCGAACTATATGCGCGCCGACCCGGCGAACGGCGTCGTCGAGATCGGCGGGGTGGCGCACGGGGCCGAGATGAAGCGTTCGCCGCTGTCGACCGAGGCGCATTATCTGATGGCCAAGCACGTCTTCGAGGAGCTCGGCTACCGCCGCTACGAATGGAAATGCGACAATAAGAACGAGGCGAGCAAGACGACGGCGGCGCGTTACGGCTTCAGCTTCGAAGGGGTCTTCCGCCAGCACATGATCTCCAAGCATCGCAACCGCGACACCGCCTGGTTCTCGATGATCGATGCCGAATGGCCGGTGATCAACGATGCCTTCGAAGCATGGCTTTCCCCCGGGAATTTCGACGCCGAGGGCAACCAGATCCGCCGCCTGCAGGATATCCGCGCCGATCTCGAAAAGGAAAGGCTCGTATGA
- a CDS encoding LysR family transcriptional regulator, whose product MDTLTRIRAFIDVVEAEGFSAAARRTGRSKALLSKYVRELEDELGALLLNRTTRQFSMTEAGHTYYRTASDILKEIDNLADLVRENNAQLKGRLRISVPRTFVDADVGQSLIDFAKENPDLSLEIAADDRFVDLIEEGFDVAIRITKLEDSGMIARKISDFRIHICATPEFLERYPDLDHPTALSNVPFIVDTNARTQASIRFHNPDNTSFAVAVSGPIEVNSPHATLRAALAGIGVAFIPDFIARKPIESGELVTLFNDYIPTDRGIYAVYPHRRYLPAKVRIFVDYLHNWFKKHP is encoded by the coding sequence ATGGATACCTTGACCCGCATACGCGCCTTCATCGATGTCGTCGAGGCTGAAGGCTTCTCCGCCGCGGCACGGCGCACCGGTCGCTCCAAGGCGCTGCTCTCCAAATATGTGCGCGAGTTGGAGGACGAGCTCGGTGCGCTGCTGCTCAACCGCACCACCCGTCAGTTCTCGATGACCGAGGCCGGCCATACCTATTACCGCACCGCCTCCGATATCCTGAAGGAGATCGACAACCTCGCCGATCTCGTGCGTGAGAACAATGCGCAGCTCAAGGGACGGCTGCGCATCTCGGTGCCCCGCACCTTCGTCGATGCCGATGTCGGCCAGTCGCTGATCGATTTCGCCAAGGAGAACCCGGACCTTTCGCTGGAGATCGCCGCCGACGACCGGTTCGTCGATCTGATCGAGGAAGGCTTCGACGTGGCGATCCGCATCACCAAGCTCGAGGATTCCGGCATGATCGCCCGCAAGATCTCGGATTTCCGCATCCATATCTGCGCCACCCCTGAATTTCTCGAGCGCTATCCCGATCTCGATCACCCGACGGCCCTTTCCAACGTCCCCTTCATCGTCGATACCAATGCGCGCACCCAGGCGAGCATCCGCTTCCACAATCCTGACAACACCTCGTTCGCCGTCGCCGTTTCCGGACCGATAGAGGTGAACAGCCCGCATGCGACATTACGCGCAGCACTGGCCGGCATCGGCGTAGCCTTCATCCCGGATTTCATCGCCCGCAAGCCAATCGAGAGCGGCGAGCTGGTGACCCTATTCAACGATTACATTCCCACCGACCGCGGCATCTATGCCGTCTACCCGCACCGGCGCTACCTGCCGGCCAAGGTGAGGATTTTCGTCGATTACCTGCACAACTGGTTCAAGAAGCACCCATGA
- a CDS encoding CYTH domain-containing protein, translated as MAKEIERKFLVRSDGWRSAVETKSVLRQGYIASMDDRSVRVRILDGRKAKLTIKIGRSAITRDEFEYDIPIADAEELLQNAIGVVIEKTRYRVPHEDFVWEVDVFTGEHRGLVIAEVEMTAETDDPALPTWLGREVTGDFRYSNQALATEYGHDRHGLSHSA; from the coding sequence ATGGCGAAAGAGATCGAGCGGAAGTTTCTTGTACGCAGCGATGGATGGCGTTCCGCCGTCGAGACGAAGTCTGTCCTCAGGCAGGGTTATATTGCCTCGATGGACGACCGCTCCGTGCGGGTGCGCATCCTCGACGGCAGGAAGGCGAAACTGACGATCAAGATCGGCCGCAGCGCCATCACCCGTGACGAATTCGAATACGACATCCCGATCGCCGATGCCGAAGAGCTGTTGCAGAACGCGATCGGCGTCGTCATCGAGAAGACGCGCTACCGCGTTCCGCATGAGGATTTCGTCTGGGAAGTCGACGTCTTTACCGGCGAGCATCGCGGACTGGTAATCGCCGAGGTGGAAATGACGGCGGAGACCGACGATCCGGCCCTGCCCACCTGGCTCGGCCGCGAAGTGACCGGCGATTTCCGCTATTCCAATCAGGCCCTTGCCACAGAATACGGGCACGACAGGCATGGCCTATCGCATTCGGCCTGA
- a CDS encoding nickel/cobalt transporter — translation MLTKRLPLIFSAVVLALLAAASLAHAQSPLGIGTAEPSFQPTGGPFAPLLLYVNYEQQAFYRALTGALKAMRQDPWQLASLIGLSFAYGVFHAAGPGHGKAVISSYMIANEVELKRGVVISFISAFVQGVMAVALVGGAWLVLRGTGITLTEATHAMEIASFVMVILFGGWLLFRKLRSIAGNMPRRRLMATPVGPVSMMLDWKDNAAERQAYAFNGKAQAVEAGHTFVPGMACETCGNAHVPDPALLGADKFSVREAWSAIVAVGLRPCSGALLVMTFSLLNGLYLGGVLSVVAMSLGTAITVSLLATLAVTAKSAAVRLSGRGSPASIWVGNAIEILGAVLVMLMGALLLGASLQG, via the coding sequence ATGCTGACAAAACGCCTGCCCCTCATTTTTTCCGCTGTCGTCCTTGCGCTCCTGGCGGCGGCAAGTCTGGCCCATGCGCAATCTCCGCTCGGTATCGGCACGGCGGAGCCGAGCTTCCAGCCGACCGGCGGGCCGTTCGCACCGCTTTTGCTCTATGTGAACTATGAGCAGCAGGCCTTCTATCGGGCGTTGACCGGCGCCTTGAAGGCGATGCGCCAAGACCCGTGGCAGCTGGCATCGCTGATCGGCCTGTCCTTCGCCTACGGCGTCTTCCATGCCGCCGGCCCAGGCCACGGCAAGGCGGTCATCTCCTCCTACATGATCGCCAACGAGGTCGAGCTGAAGCGCGGCGTGGTGATTTCCTTCATTTCGGCCTTCGTCCAGGGCGTGATGGCGGTGGCGCTGGTCGGCGGCGCCTGGCTGGTGTTGCGCGGCACCGGCATCACGCTGACGGAGGCGACCCACGCAATGGAGATCGCAAGCTTCGTCATGGTCATTCTGTTCGGCGGCTGGCTGCTGTTTCGAAAACTGCGCTCGATAGCCGGCAATATGCCACGGCGCCGGCTGATGGCGACGCCTGTCGGCCCGGTCAGCATGATGCTCGACTGGAAAGATAATGCAGCCGAACGCCAGGCCTATGCCTTCAACGGCAAGGCGCAGGCTGTCGAAGCCGGCCACACCTTTGTTCCCGGCATGGCCTGCGAGACCTGCGGCAATGCCCATGTGCCCGACCCGGCCCTGCTCGGCGCCGATAAGTTCAGCGTCCGCGAGGCCTGGTCGGCGATCGTTGCCGTCGGTCTGCGTCCCTGTTCCGGTGCCTTGCTGGTCATGACCTTCTCACTGCTGAATGGGCTCTATCTCGGCGGCGTGCTGTCGGTCGTCGCCATGTCGCTCGGCACGGCGATTACCGTTTCCCTGCTTGCCACACTTGCCGTCACTGCCAAGAGCGCGGCCGTCCGCCTCTCCGGACGCGGCTCGCCCGCCTCGATCTGGGTCGGCAATGCCATCGAAATCCTCGGCGCCGTGCTCGTCATGCTGATGGGCGCCCTGCTGCTTGGGGCCTCGCTGCAGGGATAG
- a CDS encoding putative bifunctional diguanylate cyclase/phosphodiesterase, which translates to MQAVGKSQSKGSGIGRHITVTGVLFSFAVIVAVVTIMVLTALERVTENANLLDDERSRETTIGAVKTFEDQLGATLDDYAAWDDAAANVYAPDGMAWTVSNYGEMSVNSSLFDMAIVIDDEKKAIMAYRDGKPMEEPLADFFAPSLWILLDRVKAGGTADRPQAVGFVTTKRGIAAVGVALVREKSGALDAPAGQRRYLVFARHLDDDRVTALGETYVIGGLRLAPPSFAADYRVPIVDPTGATLGKLVWTSRSPGDIAYAQVRPMVIQALGLVGLFFVVLLVIGWLAGRRLKAEEGSAREEALRDRLSGLSNRDGLGLAVDRFVLEACQAKRNVLLLYLDLDGFKEVNDSYGHGTGDQLIRAVAAGLDVLIPQGAVLARIGGDEFAIAFLSDSENAAALQLAEQILDFLVEPLEIGRRVVVVGASIGIAMSPMGAVEREELVRRSDLAMYKAKEAGRARMMLYDPSMDADREQRNALELDLRIAIESGDLTLAYQPLIDAATHAMIGVEALVRWNRPGHGPVSPELFIPIAETSGLIESLGLFVLRKACETAKQWPELNVSVNVSPGQFRNPAFTDYVRYVLKQTEIEAGRITLEITEGYMIQNPQRTRQSIERLKGLGVKVALDDFGSGFSSIGYLRQFGFDRIKIDRSLVMGVSEDRRQREMLQATVALARSLDIPVTAEGIETEEQAIAMRLFGCDCLQGYLFGKPVTSDLITEMLNERRAAEPEARPRIQAAG; encoded by the coding sequence ATGCAGGCAGTCGGGAAGTCGCAGAGCAAGGGATCGGGAATAGGCCGTCACATTACCGTCACCGGCGTACTTTTCTCCTTCGCAGTCATCGTCGCCGTCGTCACCATCATGGTGCTGACGGCGCTCGAACGCGTGACCGAAAATGCCAATCTCCTGGATGACGAGCGCTCGCGCGAAACGACGATCGGCGCGGTGAAGACTTTCGAGGATCAGCTCGGCGCGACGCTCGACGATTATGCCGCCTGGGACGATGCCGCCGCCAACGTCTATGCGCCGGACGGTATGGCCTGGACGGTGAGCAATTACGGCGAGATGTCGGTCAACAGCTCGCTGTTCGACATGGCGATCGTCATCGATGACGAGAAGAAGGCGATCATGGCCTATCGCGACGGCAAACCGATGGAGGAGCCGCTCGCGGATTTCTTTGCGCCGTCGCTCTGGATCCTGCTCGATAGGGTGAAGGCGGGCGGCACGGCCGATCGTCCTCAGGCGGTCGGTTTCGTCACCACCAAGCGCGGCATTGCCGCTGTCGGCGTGGCATTGGTGCGGGAAAAGTCCGGTGCGCTGGATGCGCCCGCCGGCCAGCGCCGCTATCTTGTTTTCGCCCGCCATCTCGATGACGATAGAGTGACCGCGCTCGGCGAGACCTATGTCATCGGCGGGCTGAGGCTGGCGCCGCCGAGTTTTGCTGCCGACTATCGCGTACCCATCGTCGATCCGACGGGGGCAACGCTCGGCAAGCTCGTCTGGACCTCGCGTTCACCGGGCGATATCGCCTATGCGCAGGTGCGGCCGATGGTCATCCAGGCGCTCGGCCTCGTCGGATTGTTCTTCGTGGTGCTGCTGGTCATCGGCTGGCTTGCCGGCCGCCGCCTGAAGGCAGAGGAAGGCAGCGCCCGCGAGGAGGCGTTGCGCGACAGGCTGAGCGGCCTTTCCAATCGCGACGGTCTCGGGCTCGCCGTCGATCGTTTTGTCCTCGAGGCATGCCAGGCCAAGCGCAACGTGCTGCTCCTCTATCTCGATCTTGATGGCTTCAAGGAAGTCAATGACAGTTATGGCCACGGCACCGGCGACCAGTTGATCCGTGCGGTCGCGGCCGGGCTCGATGTGCTCATTCCGCAGGGTGCGGTTCTCGCCCGTATCGGCGGCGATGAATTTGCGATCGCCTTTCTCTCCGACAGCGAGAATGCCGCCGCCCTGCAGCTGGCCGAGCAGATCCTCGATTTTCTGGTCGAGCCGCTGGAGATCGGCCGCCGCGTGGTCGTCGTCGGAGCCAGTATCGGCATCGCCATGTCGCCTATGGGTGCGGTCGAGCGTGAAGAGCTGGTGCGCCGCTCCGACCTTGCCATGTACAAGGCGAAGGAGGCCGGCCGCGCGCGGATGATGCTCTATGATCCGTCGATGGATGCGGATCGGGAGCAGCGTAATGCGTTGGAGCTCGATCTTCGTATCGCCATCGAAAGCGGTGACCTGACGCTTGCCTACCAGCCGCTGATCGATGCGGCGACGCATGCGATGATCGGCGTCGAAGCGCTGGTGCGCTGGAACCGTCCAGGCCATGGCCCTGTTTCGCCCGAGCTGTTCATCCCGATCGCCGAAACCAGCGGCCTCATCGAATCGCTCGGCTTGTTCGTGCTGCGCAAGGCCTGCGAGACGGCCAAGCAATGGCCGGAACTCAACGTCTCCGTCAACGTCTCGCCCGGCCAGTTCCGCAATCCGGCCTTTACCGACTATGTGCGCTACGTGCTGAAGCAGACGGAGATCGAGGCCGGCCGCATCACGCTTGAGATCACCGAAGGCTACATGATCCAGAATCCGCAGCGCACCCGCCAGTCGATCGAACGGCTGAAGGGGCTGGGGGTCAAGGTGGCGCTCGATGATTTCGGCTCCGGCTTCTCCTCGATCGGCTATCTCAGGCAGTTCGGCTTCGACCGCATCAAGATCGACCGCTCGCTGGTCATGGGCGTGAGCGAAGACAGACGCCAGCGCGAGATGCTGCAGGCGACGGTAGCACTTGCCCGTTCGCTCGATATTCCGGTGACGGCCGAAGGCATCGAGACCGAGGAGCAGGCGATCGCCATGCGCCTCTTCGGCTGTGACTGCCTGCAGGGCTATTTGTTCGGAAAGCCTGTGACATCGGACCTTATCACCGAGATGCTGAACGAGCGACGTGCAGCGGAGCCGGAAGCTCGGCCGCGCATCCAGGCGGCAGGCTGA
- a CDS encoding 2-dehydro-3-deoxy-phosphogluconate aldolase — translation MGEKTEKLLSILKLQPVVPVLIVDDAKTAVPLARALVAGGLKAIEITMRTPAALEAVRAVAAEVEGAEVGAGTILNVAHWEAAVEAGSKFIVSPGTTQELLDAAADSDVPLLPGAATASEVMALREEGYQVLKFFPAEQAGGAAYLKALSSPLAGTLFCPTGGISLKNANDYLSLPNVICVGGSWVAPKELVAAGDWAGITKLAAEAAALKA, via the coding sequence ATGGGCGAGAAAACAGAGAAGCTCCTTTCCATCCTGAAACTCCAGCCTGTCGTTCCGGTCTTGATCGTCGACGATGCGAAGACGGCGGTGCCGCTGGCCCGTGCGCTCGTCGCGGGCGGCCTGAAGGCGATCGAGATCACCATGCGCACGCCGGCGGCGCTCGAGGCCGTGCGCGCTGTCGCCGCAGAGGTCGAGGGGGCCGAAGTCGGCGCCGGCACTATCCTCAATGTCGCCCATTGGGAAGCCGCCGTCGAGGCCGGTTCGAAGTTCATCGTCAGCCCGGGCACGACGCAGGAGCTGCTCGATGCCGCCGCCGATTCCGACGTGCCGCTGCTTCCGGGCGCTGCGACCGCTAGCGAAGTCATGGCGCTGCGCGAAGAAGGCTATCAGGTGCTGAAATTCTTCCCGGCCGAGCAGGCTGGCGGCGCCGCCTATCTCAAGGCGCTGTCCTCGCCGCTTGCCGGCACGCTGTTTTGCCCGACCGGCGGTATTTCGCTGAAGAATGCCAATGATTATCTCTCGCTGCCGAACGTCATTTGCGTCGGCGGCTCGTGGGTGGCGCCAAAGGAACTGGTCGCGGCCGGCGACTGGGCCGGCATTACCAAGCTCGCGGCAGAGGCGGCGGCGCTGAAGGCCTGA
- a CDS encoding DUF1007 family protein, translating into MKHSTILMAALLSLAPAAAFAHPHIFVEARLEVVAGKDGSVEELRNVWRFDEVFSSSVVMDFDKNTDLKLEPNELAEVGKTVKQSLADYDYYMNLTINGKNITVQKPDIIHVDYKEGQLLMFFAVKPVEKMPLKGRLSFGVYDPTLYTSIDFPTDGELAIVGDGFKACKHQVVRPDADQVISENKQSLTDAFFNDPTGTNMSKLFATRLEVTC; encoded by the coding sequence ATGAAACATTCAACGATACTGATGGCGGCGCTTCTTTCGCTGGCGCCGGCCGCCGCCTTTGCCCATCCGCACATCTTCGTGGAAGCGCGCCTCGAAGTCGTGGCCGGCAAGGACGGCAGTGTCGAGGAGCTGCGCAATGTCTGGCGCTTCGACGAGGTCTTTTCGTCCTCCGTCGTCATGGATTTCGACAAGAACACCGACCTGAAGCTGGAGCCGAACGAGCTCGCGGAGGTCGGAAAGACGGTGAAGCAGTCGCTTGCCGACTACGATTACTACATGAACCTGACGATCAACGGGAAGAACATCACCGTCCAGAAGCCTGACATCATCCATGTCGACTACAAGGAAGGTCAACTGCTGATGTTCTTTGCGGTGAAGCCGGTGGAGAAGATGCCACTCAAGGGCAGGCTCAGCTTCGGCGTCTATGACCCGACGCTCTATACCTCGATCGACTTTCCCACGGACGGTGAGCTTGCGATCGTCGGAGACGGCTTCAAGGCCTGCAAACATCAGGTGGTGCGGCCCGATGCCGACCAGGTGATATCGGAAAACAAACAGTCGCTGACGGACGCCTTCTTTAACGATCCCACCGGCACCAACATGTCCAAACTCTTCGCCACCCGGCTGGAGGTCACATGCTGA